The Alicyclobacillus macrosporangiidus CPP55 genome segment CCGAAAGTGCGTGAGCCGCGCCAGCCACGCCGCGGTCTCCTGCGCGTTGTAAACGTGGTTTGAGCGGGCGATGAGCGCTCGCGGCTCACCCCTCCAGCGCTTTCGCTCCACCGTCACCCTGTCCTTGTCTCGCACGGCGCCATATCCCACGGCACTAGCCAGCCCAACAGCGCCAGCACCGGCCAAAATGTGTTCAAACAGTGGGGCCACGCCTGCCCACCTCCTGCTTCATTGGCTCGAACCCGTCACGGAAACCCGCATCGGGACTTGAAATGTCACCGCGTACTGGCCGCCAAACAGCGCCCGTGACGCCGTATCCAGCCACGGCACATGAAATACCCCTGAGGCCGTCACGGTGACTTGGTTGTTCTGTACCGTCGTCGTCTCATTCAGGTCCGAGAACATGGACGACAGGTGCAACTGCTGCACGCTCTGTTGCCACTGCGCCTGGGCCGCCGCAACCGGGTCGCTCGTCTGCTTGGGCGTTACGAGAAAGTATCCTTGATTCCCGGTGGTGGCGGCAGGTTCGTGGTGAATGGCGGTCTGCCCGGACCATGCCGCCGCCTCCGCCGCCGAGCGCAATTGCCGGTACGCGGTATGCGTCGCCCCGAACGTCATCAGCATGACCGTCAACAGCAGCCCTATCGTCACCCACACCAGTCCCTTGTAAATCTCGCCCATGATGCATCCCTCCTCAGTTCGGAGGCCCCGTGAAATACGTCTCGTTCGCGGCCGACGCGCTCACGCTCAGTGGAATCGTCAAGGGCAGGCTGTTGGGATGTCCCAGCGCCCCGAACAGGTCCGGGAACAGGATGGGCGCTTGGTATTGAATCGTCACTTTCGCCTCGGGCTGCGCCGGGCCGTTTATCACCGAGGTGGATGAGACCGTCCACAGCGTCTGGCCGTGATACGTCTGCGGCAGGTTCGCTTCTTGCAAGATATCGGCCACCGCCTCCTGCGCCGTCTGGGTGTCCCCCGTCAGCGCCGCCACCCGCGCCCCGTTCTCAGCCGCGGTGACCAGCACCTGCCGCTCATGCAGCAGAGAGGCGAAGATCATCAGCAGTCCCAACACCACCAGCGCGGCGGACGTGGACACCAGGCCCGCGTACAGCATCCCCGTCCCCGTTCCGGCGCGTCGCGGGCGTATCCAATTGCGCACCGAAAATCCCCCCTTTGACGCAACGGGGCGGGCAAGAATCCTCGCCCGCCCCATCCGTTCACTCCATGCGCGGCCCGCTGTCCAATCATTGTCCGCTGCCAAGCGCCGGAAGCGAAATGCTGCCGCCGCCCGTGTACGACCCCGTGTATCCGCCGACGGTCGTGGTGCCGCTGGTGGAACTCACGGAGTTGAGCGCGTTCTGACCACTGGTCTGTGCCTTGTTGATGCCAAAGATCATCAGCGCACCGAGCGCGATGATCATGAACGCCACAATCACCACGCCGAACATCACATACGCCAGCTTCGTAATGTTGCTCGACTCCGCGTCAGCCCGCCGCCACCTCAGCCACGGCGTGGAATGATACGCCCGGATCGCCAAAGTGCCCAACTTGTTCATCACTTCGCATTCCTCCTTGAATTTGTGAGTTGGATTGTGGGATTAACCCTCCACACGTTGGAGTGGTGCATGGCAAACCGTCACGCTCCGAACATCGTGGTAAACGCTTGGATCGCCGCCGGAAACACACCATTCAGCAGAGTGTTGCCAAGCAGCAACCCCCCAGCCGTGGCGAGCGTGATCGAGGCGACCGTCCAGATGATGCTCGACAACTGGGCGGCCGTGCCGGTTCCCGCTCGTCTCAGGCGAAGCCAGCGGCGAATCATATGGCCTCGCCATACCGGGTCTCGAATCATCACGCGCATAAAAAAAACACCTCCCTCAATCCAGGGAGGCGTGTATGGCAGCGCGATTACAGCGAGCCAAACCCGAATGCGCCGCCAAGCAACTGTAACAGGTATGAAAACATCGCCAGGAACATGTACGCGAACACTGGAATGCCAAGTCCCAGGGTGGACAGGTAACTGATCTTGGAGATCGCGTTGTTGTACTTCGCCTCCGCCTCGGCGTCCCGGATGCGTTCCTCGATCTCCAGCGACGTGAACATCATGTCGGTCAGCGGCGTGTTGTACCGGGTGGACTGGGCGAGAAGTTGCGCGAACTGCGTGGCCTCCGGCAGTTTCAGCCGCTCTGCCATCTGCAAAAACGCCTCCACCACCGTCTGCACCCGCATCCCGGTGTCCCTCTGCTGTTCGTCCGTGTTCTCCGGAACCTGGCCAATGGCGATGCACACGTCGCGCAGATACGGCTTGAGGGGATACCCGCTCACCGTCTCGGCCGCCACGATCCCGCGCTCAACTGGCGCGCCCGCCTCCGCCAGCAGGGCAATTAGAAGTCTTGCCTGCCGAAGCTGGCCGCGAAGTTTCAGCCGTGCCCGCCGGTACGTCCGCTCCAAGTACATGTACGGGAGAAAAAACGCCAGCAGCGCCAAGGGGAGCGCCCAGTACCAGCCGACCAGCAAAACAATGGCCACCACAATCAGCGGCATGGCAAACGACACCCGATAGGCGATGTCCGCCCATTCCGGCTTGCCGATCTCCTGGACATACCGCACCATATCCCGGTGCATGGCCTCCAGAAACCCGGTCCTTTGTCCGGTTTGCCTGTACGTGCCCCGGATGGACCGGATGCGAAGTGCCTCCTCCTGTGCCTGCACCAGGGCGAACCCCCACACGACGACGAACACCGCCAGAAACCCTAATACCCCGAGGATTAAGGCCACCACAACTCATCACCCCCTGAACCGGACCTGTCTTCGTTTCGCCATTCCGCTTCGTGTGAGAGCAACCACGACGCCAGTTCCGGGTCAAACTCCGTCCCGGTCTTGGCCATGATCTCCCGGCGGACCTGTTCATTGGACCATGCGGACTTGTACGGGCGCACATGCAGCAAGGCGTCCAGCACATCCACCACCTTCACCACCCGCGCTGCCAGCGGGATGTCCTCGCCCACCTTGCCTTCCGGGTACCCACTGCCATCCCAGTTCTCGTGATGGTATCGGGCTACGTCCTTGGCCCACCGCCAAGTCAGCTCGTCGTACAGCCACGGGGCCTGGCGCTTAACGTGCCGTTCGACCTCCTGCAATACGGCGAATCCCTTGTCCGTGTGGGTTTTAACCAGGGCATACTCCTCTTCGTTGAGTGGCGCAGGTTTGTACAGAATCTCCCTCGGGATCGCAGACTTGCCCACATCGTGCACATACGCCGCCACCGTCAAGCGCGCCACATCCTCGTCCAACAGACCAAGCGCTCCTCGCGCCACCCACGACGTGTAGCGCCCAACCCGGCGCAGGTGATCAAGCAAGTCCGGGTCTCCATACTCGGCGGCAAACGCCAGCCCCCTGAACAGAGCATACTGAAACGCCAGCCGCGCTCGCTCTGTCTCCCCGCCAAACACGTCTTGCAGGTGTGCCGTGCACCCACCGGACGTTGGATCTTTGTCCACAAACGCGTGAATGAGTACTGTCTGCCCGTCCCTTCGCCGAACAAAGAGCGTGTGCAACCCTGGCTCGGCGAGTCTGAGGTGTAAAAGCGCGACCGGCAGTCCCGCCAGCTCCTCGTTCCGAAACCCGAGCAACGATTCCGTATCGCCGTTTGCCCTCTCAATGACACCCTCGGCATCCATCCAAATCTCCACCGCCATTTGCTCCCTCCTCTCCCGTGTCATGACCGTCGATGTCAAACACAATCTTCCCGCGCCCCTCTTGCTTACCGCGATACAAACACAAATCTGCCCGTGCCAAAAGCTGTTCGAGCGTCTGCCCATGCCGGGGATAACACGCCACGCCCATCGTCAGGTCGAGTCCATAGTCCTTGAGAGGCAAGCGTTGTTTGATGCCCTCAAGCCTTTGCACAATCCCCGGATGACAGGCACAAGCCTCGAAGATGAGCACAAATTCATCCCCGCCCAGACGCGCCAGTATGTCGTGCGTACGCTTTTCCGAATTCAGCGCGTTGGTGATGACTCGCAACGCTTCGTCACCCTTGGCGTGCCCTTGGGTGTCGTTGAGTTGCTTGAAGTGGTCAAAGTCGAGCAGCACCAAAACAAACCCCATGTCGTCGGTGTACCGCCGCACCCGGTCGGCGAACCACTCCTGCAAGCCTTTGCGATTCAAACACCCGGTCAACGCATCATGACGCGCCTCCGTCATAAGCCGTTCGCGGTCATGCAAAAGCGCGTCCACTGCCTGCGCGAACCGCACCGCCTCCGAATACTCCGCACAGTGGTCCGCCCGGAAATACACCCGGTACACCCCATCCGAACAGGGGACGTCCAATACGGCGAATCTCGATTTCCAATCCGGCTGCCCCGCGAGGATTCCACGCTCATGTACCGTCCCGTCTGGTTCGTGGACCTCCACACCAAAGGCCCGCAAATCCATCCAGAACGCCATGTGCGCTTCCCGCCAAGACATGCCCTGCGCCAGCCGCTCCAAAAACCGCGTGAACACCTCCGTCACCCATTGTCACCTCCTGCGACGGCATGCCCCGGTGGGTGCAAAACACCGCCGGTCAGTTTCCCGCCAGGAACCATCCGGTCCAAATCCCCAGACACCTCAAAACCGTCTTTAGCGTCTATAAATCCTACGATGTCACCGGCGCTGACTGTCCCTGTTTGCTCGTTCTTCGCCAGCGCCCACTTGATGATCCCTTCGTTAGGCACGCGGATCGTCAACGTCCCGCCGCTTGGCAGCGGCAGGGCGATGGTCGTCGTGCCGCCGGACGTCCTCCACGTCACCGCCCCGGACGCCGGGGCGACAATCGGCAGCGAGGGCAAGAACTGCGAAACAACCGGGTTCTTGCTCTCGCCTTTGACCGACCACCAGCCGTTCTCCGCTGAACTCATGGCCAAATCCGCCTCGCCAAACGGCCAGAACCCGCCTCCATCCAGTTGCAGGGGCGGCGTGTCCAACACGTAGGCGTAGGTGTAGCGCATGACGCTCGCCACATACTGGTCCTGGCCCGCTCCGCCGTAGTAATGGGCGCTGGCCGACGCCCAGGTGCCGAACTGGTTGTAGAGGGTCGACAGGTACTTCGCCCCGGCGGCCAGAGCGTCCGCCGGGTCCCATGGGCTCGCATACGGCGCGCATCCTGTGTTCCCCCTGGCTTGGCACTGGGCATTGAGCGTTGCGATATGACTGGCCGCCTGCGACGGCGTGCCTATCGGCGCCCACATCCCATCCGCGTCCACACCGTACCCGCCGTATTGCTGAATGCGCTGCGCGTCGGTGTCCGGTTCGTCAATCCGGCAGTACGGATTGCTCCACCCGCTCCAGGTCTCGGGCTCGAATTGCATGAGACCCATCGCGTGACTCCCGCCGTAGTCCGTGTACGCGGTCGGGTCCCAAGCGGACTCCACCATGACTTCACCCGCGATGAATTGCATGGGAACACGGTATGTGAGACTCGCCTGTTGGACGTATGCCACAAACATCGAAGGGATGCCGTGCGCGGGCGAGACGTCCTTGGGAATCTCGCCATCCCAAGGATCGGCCATGTACGCCGCTCCTCCGCCCAAGACCGCCACCACCATCACAAGCCCGAACGTGGCCGGAGCAAACATCGGGAGCAGGATTCCGAGCACGATCCACGCGGCGCGACGTCTCCACAATGACCGCCGAAACGCCAAACGCAGCAGCGCCTGCACACAAAAACACCCCCTTCGTCAATAGGGGGTGTGTATGGCATTCGGCCTTCGCTCACGCGTCGAGCAGGTTGTGCCAGAACTTCGAGTCCGCCACGTACCCCGGCTGCACGTACAAATGCCCGCCGTGCGGAATCAAAATCTCCGGATACCCCGGAATTGCCTTGTCCACCGCCGTGCCCGGCATGGCATACAGGACGTCGTTGGCTGACACATGCACGCCGAGACTGTCAAACGATTGCTGCACCTTCTGCTTGGCCTGCTCCAGAGTCAACGACGTTTGCGGAGCGGAAGACGGGCTGCCGCCTTCCTGGTATTCCAGCCCCGCCGCCACCAGCGTAAACTTGTTCACCAGTCCTTCCTGCTGCAGCAACTGAAAGGTCTTGTGGCAATACTCACACCACGGCGCGAACACTAGCACGGGCTTGTTCACCGGGAAAGGCGCCGTCTTACCGTCCGCCGTCTCCACCGTCGCACCGCGCAGGGCCGACTCCAACTTCGGGTCGGCCTGTGACAGCCCTTTCCAAGTCGACGCCGACGCTGGCTGCGAAGACGCAGAGCTGGCAATCGCGTTCCCAGGGATGGTCGAGGCAC includes the following:
- a CDS encoding pilus assembly protein TadB, producing MVALILGVLGFLAVFVVVWGFALVQAQEEALRIRSIRGTYRQTGQRTGFLEAMHRDMVRYVQEIGKPEWADIAYRVSFAMPLIVVAIVLLVGWYWALPLALLAFFLPYMYLERTYRRARLKLRGQLRQARLLIALLAEAGAPVERGIVAAETVSGYPLKPYLRDVCIAIGQVPENTDEQQRDTGMRVQTVVEAFLQMAERLKLPEATQFAQLLAQSTRYNTPLTDMMFTSLEIEERIRDAEAEAKYNNAISKISYLSTLGLGIPVFAYMFLAMFSYLLQLLGGAFGFGSL
- a CDS encoding GGDEF domain-containing protein; this translates as MTEVFTRFLERLAQGMSWREAHMAFWMDLRAFGVEVHEPDGTVHERGILAGQPDWKSRFAVLDVPCSDGVYRVYFRADHCAEYSEAVRFAQAVDALLHDRERLMTEARHDALTGCLNRKGLQEWFADRVRRYTDDMGFVLVLLDFDHFKQLNDTQGHAKGDEALRVITNALNSEKRTHDILARLGGDEFVLIFEACACHPGIVQRLEGIKQRLPLKDYGLDLTMGVACYPRHGQTLEQLLARADLCLYRGKQEGRGKIVFDIDGHDTGEEGANGGGDLDGCRGCH
- a CDS encoding transglycosylase SLT domain-containing protein; this encodes MQALLRLAFRRSLWRRRAAWIVLGILLPMFAPATFGLVMVVAVLGGGAAYMADPWDGEIPKDVSPAHGIPSMFVAYVQQASLTYRVPMQFIAGEVMVESAWDPTAYTDYGGSHAMGLMQFEPETWSGWSNPYCRIDEPDTDAQRIQQYGGYGVDADGMWAPIGTPSQAASHIATLNAQCQARGNTGCAPYASPWDPADALAAGAKYLSTLYNQFGTWASASAHYYGGAGQDQYVASVMRYTYAYVLDTPPLQLDGGGFWPFGEADLAMSSAENGWWSVKGESKNPVVSQFLPSLPIVAPASGAVTWRTSGGTTTIALPLPSGGTLTIRVPNEGIIKWALAKNEQTGTVSAGDIVGFIDAKDGFEVSGDLDRMVPGGKLTGGVLHPPGHAVAGGDNG
- a CDS encoding HD domain-containing phosphohydrolase, whose translation is MAVEIWMDAEGVIERANGDTESLLGFRNEELAGLPVALLHLRLAEPGLHTLFVRRRDGQTVLIHAFVDKDPTSGGCTAHLQDVFGGETERARLAFQYALFRGLAFAAEYGDPDLLDHLRRVGRYTSWVARGALGLLDEDVARLTVAAYVHDVGKSAIPREILYKPAPLNEEEYALVKTHTDKGFAVLQEVERHVKRQAPWLYDELTWRWAKDVARYHHENWDGSGYPEGKVGEDIPLAARVVKVVDVLDALLHVRPYKSAWSNEQVRREIMAKTGTEFDPELASWLLSHEAEWRNEDRSGSGGDELWWP